From a single Miscanthus floridulus cultivar M001 chromosome 8, ASM1932011v1, whole genome shotgun sequence genomic region:
- the LOC136476041 gene encoding serine/threonine protein phosphatase 2A 55 kDa regulatory subunit B beta isoform-like, translated as MEREPMSPDDRPESSAAAAAAQQQPQPLEWRFAQVFGERAAGEDVQEVDIISAIEFDKSGNHLATGDRGGRVVLFERTDISDNASRRELERQEYPVARHPEFRYKTEFQSHEPEFDYLKSLEIEEKINKIKWCQTANNALFLLSTNDKTIKYWKVQEKKVKRVSVMNLDTSQSSDNGSTSSPGTSSCRALLPNGGCSEMMYSTNNNISFPPGGCASLRLPVVVTGQEFNHVMRCRRVYAHAHDYHINSISNNSDGETFISADDLRINLWNLEISNQSFNIVDVKPANMEDLTEVITCAEFHPTHCNTLAYSSSKGTIRLIDLRQSALCDNHAKLFEEHEAPGSRSFFTEIIASVSDIKFARDGRHILSRDYMTLKLWDLNMDSGPVATFQVHEYLRPKLCDLYENDSIFDKFECCLSGDGLRVATGSYSNLFRVFGGSPESTEASTLEASRNPMRRQVVNPARPARTLTSLTRAVRRGGENTSIDANGNSYDLSTKLLHLAWHPTENSIACAAANSLYMYYA; from the exons ATGGAGCGGGAGCCCATGTCCCCCGACGACCGCCCCGAGTCGtctgcggctgcggcggcggcgcagcagcagccgcagccgctGGAGTGGCGGTTCGCGCAGGTCTTCGGCGAGCGCGCCGCGGGAGAGGATGTGCAGGAAG TGGACATAATCTCTGCAATTGAGTTTGACAAATCTGGCAATCATCTTGCCACTGGAGATAGAGGTGGACGTGTGGTTTTGTTCGAAAGAACAGACATCAGTGAT AATGCTAGTCGAAGAGAACTTGAGAGGCAAGAATATCCGGTTGCTAGGCATCCTGAGTTCCGTTACAAGACTGAATTTCAGAGTCATGAACCTGAG TTTGACTACCTAAAAAGTTTGGAAATAGAAGAGAAGATTAACAAGATCAAGTGGTGCCAAACAGCCAACAACGCACTCTTTCTCTTGTCTACAAATGACAAAACAATCAAGTATTGGAAG GTTCAAGAGAAAAAAGTGAAACGGGTTTCAGTGATGAATTTGGATACCTCCCAAAGTTCAGACAATGGTTCAACTTCAAGTCCGGGTACCAGTAGTTGCAGAGCTCTTCTTCCAAATGGTGGATGTTCAGAAATGATGTACAGTACGAACAACAATATATCATTTCCTCCAGGAGGATGTGCATCGCTGCGTTTGCCTGTGGTG GTTACGGGCCAAGAATTTAATCATGTCATGAGATGCCGACGTGTATATGCACATGCTCATGACTACCATATTAATTCCATTTCAAATAATAG CGATGGAGAAACATTCATATCAGCAGATGATCTGCGAATAAACCTTTGGAATTTAGAAATTAGCAATCAGAGCTTTAACATTGTTGATGTGAAACCTGCAAACATGGAGGATCTAACTG AGGTGATTACTTGTGCGGAGTTCCATCCAACTCACTGTAATACACTAGCATATAGTAGCTCAAAGGGTACTATCCGGCTTATTGATCTGCGGCAGTCAGCACTGTGTGACAACCATGCTAAACT ATTTGAGGAACATGAAGCACCTGGATCAAGATCCTTTTTTACAGAGATAATAGCATCAGTTTCAGATATAAAGTTTGCAAGGGACGGAAGGCACATTCTTAGTCGTGATTATATGACACTCAAG TTGTGGGATCTAAACATGGATTCGGGCCCAGTTGCAACTTTTCAGGTTCATGAATACTTACGTCCTAAG CTTTGTGATTTATACGAGAATGATTCAATTTTTGACAAATTTGAATGTTGTCTCAGCGGTGATGGACTCCGTGTTGCAACTGGTTCTTATAG TAATTTGTTTCGTGTTTTTGGTGGTTCTCCTGAAAGTACGGAGGCATCAACTTTGGAAGCCAGCAGAAATCCCATGAG GCGACAGGTTGTTAATCCAGCAAGGCCTGCACGGACTCTGACTTCTTTGACCCGTGCTGTGAGGAGAG GTGGAGAAAATACAAGTATTGACGCCAATGGAAATTCTTATGATCTCTCAACAAAACTGCTCCATCTTGCGTGGCACCCAACTGAGAACTCCATCGCGTGTGCTGCCGCAAATAGTTTGTACATGTATTATGCATAG
- the LOC136476040 gene encoding probable protein phosphatase 2C 12 isoform X2, which produces MGICASSRRVRQEEDSDENVVYVMDEQGGGGGADGDGHGRKVASLFSQKGKKGPNQDAVILCQGFGMEDGVFCGVFDGHGRCGQFISKLVRDYLPFMILSHRNALLLRGSDDDDDDPVFSDASPAASSTDGSGRSSPNALAPAQLLEEWREACANAFQAMDKELKLQANVDCNFSGTTAVCAIKQGKDLIIANLGDSRAVLATMSETGYLKAVQLTTDQKPNVPQEAERIKRSNGRVFALKDEPSVLRVWLPDEDCPGLAMARSLGDYRLKRHGVVSEPEVTHRRVAPGDLFIILATDGVWDVLSNEEVVSIVCATPRKQHASKAVAEAAAQRWRTRYPASRVDDCSAVCLFLRDQQDWASSVAVAKAKAAAARPPHGR; this is translated from the exons ATGGGGATCTGCGCCTCGTCGAGGCGCGTGCGGCAGGAGGAGGACTCCGACGAGAACGTGGTGTACGTGATGGACGAGcagggcggcggcgggggagcGGACGGGGACGGCCATGGCCGGAAGGTGGCCTCCCTCTTCTCGCAGAAGGGCAAGAAAGGGCCCAACCAGGACGCCGTCATCCTCTGCCAG GGATTCGGAATGGAGGACGGCGTGTTCTGCGGCGTGTTCGACGGCCACGGGCGGTGCGGGCAGTTCATCAGCAAGCTGGTGAGGGACTACCTCCCCTTCATGATCCTGAGCCACCGGAACGCGCTCCTCCTGAGGGGctcggacgacgacgacgatgacccgGTCTTCAGCGACGCGTCGCCCGCGGCGTCGTCCACGGACGGCAGCGGGCGGTCGTCGCCGAATGCGCTGGCGCCGGCGCAGCTGCTGGAGGAGTGGCGGGAGGCCTGCGCCAACGCGTTCCAGGCCATGGACAAGGAGCTCAAGCTCCAGGCCAACGTGGACTGCAACTTCAGCGGCACCACCGCCGTGTGCGCCATCAAGCAGGGCAAGGACCTCATCATCGCCAACCTCGGTGACTCCAGAGCCGTGCTCGCGACCATGTCGGAGACCGGATACCTCAAGGCCGTGCAGCTCACCACCGACCAGAAGCCCAACGTGCCTC AGGAGGCTGAGCGGATCAAGCGCTCCAACGGCCGCGTGTTCGCGCTCAAGGACGAGCCGTCGGTGCTGCGCGTATGGCTCCCCGACGAGGACTGCCCCGGCCTGGCCATGGCCCGGTCGCTGGGGGACTACCGCCTGAAGCGGCACGGCGTGGTGTCGGAGCCCGAGGTGACGCACCGCCGCGTCGCGCCGGGGGACCTGTTCATCATCCTGGCCACGGACGGCGTGTGGGACGTGCTGAGCAACGAGGAGGTGGTGTCCATCGTCTGCGCCACCCCGCGGAAGCAGCACGCGTCCAAGGCCGTCGCCGAGGCCGCCGCGCAGCGGTGGCGGACCAGGTACCCGGCGTCACGCGTCGACGACTGCTCCGCCGTCTGCCTCTTCCTAAGGGACCAGCAGGACTGGGCCAGCAGCgtcgccgtggccaaggccaagGCGGCCGCCGCGAGACCGCCGCACGGCCGCTAG
- the LOC136476040 gene encoding probable protein phosphatase 2C 12 isoform X1: MGICASSRRVRQEEDSDENVVYVMDEQGGGGGADGDGHGRKVASLFSQKGKKGPNQDAVILCQVRACTVAPPSTHRSACRRRRASVAPSVPPHPFPGFGMEDGVFCGVFDGHGRCGQFISKLVRDYLPFMILSHRNALLLRGSDDDDDDPVFSDASPAASSTDGSGRSSPNALAPAQLLEEWREACANAFQAMDKELKLQANVDCNFSGTTAVCAIKQGKDLIIANLGDSRAVLATMSETGYLKAVQLTTDQKPNVPQEAERIKRSNGRVFALKDEPSVLRVWLPDEDCPGLAMARSLGDYRLKRHGVVSEPEVTHRRVAPGDLFIILATDGVWDVLSNEEVVSIVCATPRKQHASKAVAEAAAQRWRTRYPASRVDDCSAVCLFLRDQQDWASSVAVAKAKAAAARPPHGR; this comes from the exons ATGGGGATCTGCGCCTCGTCGAGGCGCGTGCGGCAGGAGGAGGACTCCGACGAGAACGTGGTGTACGTGATGGACGAGcagggcggcggcgggggagcGGACGGGGACGGCCATGGCCGGAAGGTGGCCTCCCTCTTCTCGCAGAAGGGCAAGAAAGGGCCCAACCAGGACGCCGTCATCCTCTGCCAGGTTCGCGCTTGCACGGTTGCACCACCCTCCACTCATCGCTctgcttgccgccgccgccgtgcctcgGTTGCACCGTCGGTCCCACCCCACCCTTTTCCA GGATTCGGAATGGAGGACGGCGTGTTCTGCGGCGTGTTCGACGGCCACGGGCGGTGCGGGCAGTTCATCAGCAAGCTGGTGAGGGACTACCTCCCCTTCATGATCCTGAGCCACCGGAACGCGCTCCTCCTGAGGGGctcggacgacgacgacgatgacccgGTCTTCAGCGACGCGTCGCCCGCGGCGTCGTCCACGGACGGCAGCGGGCGGTCGTCGCCGAATGCGCTGGCGCCGGCGCAGCTGCTGGAGGAGTGGCGGGAGGCCTGCGCCAACGCGTTCCAGGCCATGGACAAGGAGCTCAAGCTCCAGGCCAACGTGGACTGCAACTTCAGCGGCACCACCGCCGTGTGCGCCATCAAGCAGGGCAAGGACCTCATCATCGCCAACCTCGGTGACTCCAGAGCCGTGCTCGCGACCATGTCGGAGACCGGATACCTCAAGGCCGTGCAGCTCACCACCGACCAGAAGCCCAACGTGCCTC AGGAGGCTGAGCGGATCAAGCGCTCCAACGGCCGCGTGTTCGCGCTCAAGGACGAGCCGTCGGTGCTGCGCGTATGGCTCCCCGACGAGGACTGCCCCGGCCTGGCCATGGCCCGGTCGCTGGGGGACTACCGCCTGAAGCGGCACGGCGTGGTGTCGGAGCCCGAGGTGACGCACCGCCGCGTCGCGCCGGGGGACCTGTTCATCATCCTGGCCACGGACGGCGTGTGGGACGTGCTGAGCAACGAGGAGGTGGTGTCCATCGTCTGCGCCACCCCGCGGAAGCAGCACGCGTCCAAGGCCGTCGCCGAGGCCGCCGCGCAGCGGTGGCGGACCAGGTACCCGGCGTCACGCGTCGACGACTGCTCCGCCGTCTGCCTCTTCCTAAGGGACCAGCAGGACTGGGCCAGCAGCgtcgccgtggccaaggccaagGCGGCCGCCGCGAGACCGCCGCACGGCCGCTAG